CCACATCGCGGTATGCCGTCACTTTCGTGCCGCAAATCTCCAGTTTGATAATGGTCGAAATATGAGGAATTCCAAGCAGTTCGGCAACCCGAACCGCCACCTGCCCGGAACCGTCGTCAACCGCCTGATTGCCGCCCAGAATGATGTCATATTCCTGTGTCTTGATGTATTCCGCCAGCATTTTGGCCGCTTTGAACTCATCGCCAAAAAGCGCCCCGTCATTGATGTGAACCCCGTGATCCGCTCCCATTGCAAGTGCCTTGCGAAGAGCTTCTTCCGCCCGCGCCGGTCCTAGGGTAATCACCGTCACTTCTCCGCCAAACTTATCCCGCAGAACAATCGCTTCTTCAATCGCATACTCGTCGTACGGGTTAATCACGTACTGGACTCCGTCTTCCTTGACTTTACCGCCTTCCAGGACAATCTTTTCTTCGGTATCAAACGTCTGCTTCATCAGTACCAGAATTTTCATACCCGAATCCCCACTCCGATCTGTTTTCATTGTGCCTGCCGTTTCAATGGGCCACGATCCGCTCACCACTTCCCGCACATTTGAAACATCAAGATCAATCCGACTGCCTTCCCTCATGACCAGATACCGTCGTCTACATCTCAAGACCGATCGCAACCGCTTAGAACATATCCCAGATGGATTCGCCTCCATCATGCAAATATTTTGTTTTCATTTCCATACAGGTTCCAATGCAACATGCATGCCAACGCTTCCAGCCATCATGAAAAAAAAAGTCGCTCCCTTCGGAGCAAGCCGTTTAATGAAATTTAATAGCCCGTATCCATTAAGGGTTTACCGGTTTCACCTGATTTTTGTGGGATCACGCCCCCGATCTCCTGGGTAATAC
The Effusibacillus lacus DNA segment above includes these coding regions:
- a CDS encoding electron transfer flavoprotein subunit beta/FixA family protein, whose protein sequence is MKILVLMKQTFDTEEKIVLEGGKVKEDGVQYVINPYDEYAIEEAIVLRDKFGGEVTVITLGPARAEEALRKALAMGADHGVHINDGALFGDEFKAAKMLAEYIKTQEYDIILGGNQAVDDGSGQVAVRVAELLGIPHISTIIKLEICGTKVTAYRDVEGDVEIVEATLPVLVTAQQGLNEPRYPSLLGIRKANKIPLKVVSAADLNVSASPKNETINTFLPKEKTGGRILEGENAEKVKELVALLRIEDKLI